A window of Juglans regia cultivar Chandler chromosome 7, Walnut 2.0, whole genome shotgun sequence contains these coding sequences:
- the LOC108999232 gene encoding beta-glucosidase-like SFR2, chloroplastic isoform X1, whose product MAFVALFVTATKLAGILVTVTVAANAFSFSRYRKKNLRRFQSPIDESSDILADFDVNEDGKFFFGLATAPAHVEDKLNDAWLQFAEENPCDKSEPQLGLQPADALMGSATGGGGSQQASLPQKGVNKTVKKKKPLKIAMEAMIRGFEKYIEEESEENPAPKEECHHNVAAWHNVPHPEERLRFWSDPDVELKLAKNTGISVFRMGIDWSRIMPKEPVNGLNEIVNYAALERYKWIINRVRSYGMKVMLTLFHHSLPPWAGEYGGWKLEKTVDYFIDFTRLVVDWVSDVVDYWVTFNEPHVFCMLTYCAGAWPGGHPDMLEVATSALPTGVFQQAMHWMAIAHSKAYDYIHEHSALPNPVVGVAHHVSFMRPYGLFDVAAVSLANSLTLFPFVDSVSDKLDFIGINYYGQEVVSGSGLKLVETDEYSESGRGVYPDGLYRMLLQFHERYKHLNVPFIISENGVSDETDLIRQPYLLEHLLAVYAAMIMGVPVIGYLFWTISDNWEWADGYGPKFGLVAVNRADGLSRIPRPSYHLFSKVVKSGRIRREDRRRAWIELRRAAKENKTRPFYRAINKQGLMYAGGLDEPIQRPYMVRDWRFGHYEMEGLQDPLSRLSRYLLRPFSIKKKRKPQSDDAELVLLPL is encoded by the exons ATGGCGTTCGTGGCACTCTTCGTAACGGCAACGAAGCTCGCCGGAATCTTGGTCACTGTTACCGTTGCAGCCAACGCTTTCTCCTTCTCTCGCTACCGGAAAAAGAATCTCCGGCGTTTCCAATCCCCTATCGACGAGTCCTCTGACATACTAGCCGACTTCGATGTTAATG AAGATGGTAAGTTTTTCTTTGGACTAGCAACAGCACCGGCACACGTTGAAGACAAACTCAATGATGCTTGGCTTCAGTTTGCAGAAGAAAACCCTTGTGACAAATCAGAGCCACAGCTGGGCCTGCAACCTGCTGATGCATTAATGGGTTCTGCTACTGGTGGTGGTGGGTCTCAGCAAGCTTCATTACCACAAAAGGGTGTTAATAAAacagtgaagaagaagaagcctcTTAAGATAGCTATGGAAGCCATGATTAGGGGGTTCGAGAAGTACATAGAAGAAGAGAGTGAAGAAAACCCTGCACCAAAAGAGGAATGTCATCATAATGTAGCTGCATGGCACAATGTTCCACACCC GGAAGAAAGGCTAAGGTTTTGGTCTGATCCTGATGTAGAACTGAAACTGGCTAAGAATACTGGAATAAGTGTCTTCCGAATGGGAATAGATTGGTCAAGAATCATGCCCAAAGAGCCAGTCAACGGGCTTAATGAAATT GTCAATTATGCGGCATTGGAGCGTTACAAGTGGATAATAAACAGGGTACGTTCATATGGAATGAAGGTGATGCTGACTCTGTTCCATCACTCATTGCCACCTTGGGCTGGTGAGTATGGAGGGTGGAAGCTGGAAAAAACTGTTGATTATTTCATCGATTTTACCAG GCTTGTTGTAGACTGGGTATCGGATGTTGTAGACTATTGGGTGACATTTAACGAGCCTCATGTCTTCTGTATGCTGACTTATTGTGCTGGTGCTTGGCCTGGTGGTCATCCTGATATGCTGGAGGTTGCCACTTCTGCCCTACCAACTGGTGTTTTCCAACAGGCCATGCATTGGATGGCCATTGCACACTCAAAAGCTTATGACTATATCCATGAGCACAG TGCCTTACCAAATCCAGTAGTCGGAGTAGCGCACCACGTCTCGTTTATGCGGCCATATGGTCTCTTTGATGTTGCTGCTGTTTCATTGGCAAATTCCTTGACTCTCTTCCCATTTGTGGATAGTGTCTCTGATAAGCTGGATTTTATAGGCATAAACTACTATGGGCAG gaGGTGGTCTCTGGTTCTGGACTGAAGCTTGTAGAGACTGATGAGTACAGTGAATCTGGACGTGGGGTATATCCTGATGGCCTGTACCGCATGCTGCTTCAGTTCCATGAAAGATACAAACATCTGAATGTCCCCTTCATCATTAGTGAAAACGGTGTTTCTGATGAGACAGACTTGATCCGGCAGCCATATCTGTTAGAACATTTGCTCGCTGTTTATGCTGCCATGATCATG GGTGTCCCTGTGATTGGCTACCTGTTTTGGACTATTTCTGATAATTGGGAGTGGGCTGATGGATATGGTCCCAAATTTGGACTTGTAGCAGTTAATCGAGCTGATGGTCTTTCCCGGATTCCACGTCCTTCTTACCATCTATTTTCTAAG GTGGTTAAATCAGGTAGAATTAGACGTGAAGACAGAAGACGTGCATGGATTGAGCTACGAAGAGCCgctaaagagaataaaacacGTCCATTTTATCGGGCCATTAATAAACAGGGTTTGATGTATGCAG GAGGCCTTGATGAACCCATACAGCGGCCTTACATGGTACGAGATTGGCGGTTTGGACACTATGAGATGGAAGGTCTGCAGGACCCATTGAGTCGCTTATCAAGATATCTTCTCCGACCTTTCTccatcaaaaagaaaaggaagccTCAAAGTGATGATGCTGAATTGGTTCTTCTGCCTCTTTAG
- the LOC108999232 gene encoding beta-glucosidase-like SFR2, chloroplastic isoform X2 yields MAFVALFVTATKLAGILVTVTVAANAFSFSRYRKKNLRRFQSPIDESSDILADFDVNDGKFFFGLATAPAHVEDKLNDAWLQFAEENPCDKSEPQLGLQPADALMGSATGGGGSQQASLPQKGVNKTVKKKKPLKIAMEAMIRGFEKYIEEESEENPAPKEECHHNVAAWHNVPHPEERLRFWSDPDVELKLAKNTGISVFRMGIDWSRIMPKEPVNGLNEIVNYAALERYKWIINRVRSYGMKVMLTLFHHSLPPWAGEYGGWKLEKTVDYFIDFTRLVVDWVSDVVDYWVTFNEPHVFCMLTYCAGAWPGGHPDMLEVATSALPTGVFQQAMHWMAIAHSKAYDYIHEHSALPNPVVGVAHHVSFMRPYGLFDVAAVSLANSLTLFPFVDSVSDKLDFIGINYYGQEVVSGSGLKLVETDEYSESGRGVYPDGLYRMLLQFHERYKHLNVPFIISENGVSDETDLIRQPYLLEHLLAVYAAMIMGVPVIGYLFWTISDNWEWADGYGPKFGLVAVNRADGLSRIPRPSYHLFSKVVKSGRIRREDRRRAWIELRRAAKENKTRPFYRAINKQGLMYAGGLDEPIQRPYMVRDWRFGHYEMEGLQDPLSRLSRYLLRPFSIKKKRKPQSDDAELVLLPL; encoded by the exons ATGGCGTTCGTGGCACTCTTCGTAACGGCAACGAAGCTCGCCGGAATCTTGGTCACTGTTACCGTTGCAGCCAACGCTTTCTCCTTCTCTCGCTACCGGAAAAAGAATCTCCGGCGTTTCCAATCCCCTATCGACGAGTCCTCTGACATACTAGCCGACTTCGATGTTAATG ATGGTAAGTTTTTCTTTGGACTAGCAACAGCACCGGCACACGTTGAAGACAAACTCAATGATGCTTGGCTTCAGTTTGCAGAAGAAAACCCTTGTGACAAATCAGAGCCACAGCTGGGCCTGCAACCTGCTGATGCATTAATGGGTTCTGCTACTGGTGGTGGTGGGTCTCAGCAAGCTTCATTACCACAAAAGGGTGTTAATAAAacagtgaagaagaagaagcctcTTAAGATAGCTATGGAAGCCATGATTAGGGGGTTCGAGAAGTACATAGAAGAAGAGAGTGAAGAAAACCCTGCACCAAAAGAGGAATGTCATCATAATGTAGCTGCATGGCACAATGTTCCACACCC GGAAGAAAGGCTAAGGTTTTGGTCTGATCCTGATGTAGAACTGAAACTGGCTAAGAATACTGGAATAAGTGTCTTCCGAATGGGAATAGATTGGTCAAGAATCATGCCCAAAGAGCCAGTCAACGGGCTTAATGAAATT GTCAATTATGCGGCATTGGAGCGTTACAAGTGGATAATAAACAGGGTACGTTCATATGGAATGAAGGTGATGCTGACTCTGTTCCATCACTCATTGCCACCTTGGGCTGGTGAGTATGGAGGGTGGAAGCTGGAAAAAACTGTTGATTATTTCATCGATTTTACCAG GCTTGTTGTAGACTGGGTATCGGATGTTGTAGACTATTGGGTGACATTTAACGAGCCTCATGTCTTCTGTATGCTGACTTATTGTGCTGGTGCTTGGCCTGGTGGTCATCCTGATATGCTGGAGGTTGCCACTTCTGCCCTACCAACTGGTGTTTTCCAACAGGCCATGCATTGGATGGCCATTGCACACTCAAAAGCTTATGACTATATCCATGAGCACAG TGCCTTACCAAATCCAGTAGTCGGAGTAGCGCACCACGTCTCGTTTATGCGGCCATATGGTCTCTTTGATGTTGCTGCTGTTTCATTGGCAAATTCCTTGACTCTCTTCCCATTTGTGGATAGTGTCTCTGATAAGCTGGATTTTATAGGCATAAACTACTATGGGCAG gaGGTGGTCTCTGGTTCTGGACTGAAGCTTGTAGAGACTGATGAGTACAGTGAATCTGGACGTGGGGTATATCCTGATGGCCTGTACCGCATGCTGCTTCAGTTCCATGAAAGATACAAACATCTGAATGTCCCCTTCATCATTAGTGAAAACGGTGTTTCTGATGAGACAGACTTGATCCGGCAGCCATATCTGTTAGAACATTTGCTCGCTGTTTATGCTGCCATGATCATG GGTGTCCCTGTGATTGGCTACCTGTTTTGGACTATTTCTGATAATTGGGAGTGGGCTGATGGATATGGTCCCAAATTTGGACTTGTAGCAGTTAATCGAGCTGATGGTCTTTCCCGGATTCCACGTCCTTCTTACCATCTATTTTCTAAG GTGGTTAAATCAGGTAGAATTAGACGTGAAGACAGAAGACGTGCATGGATTGAGCTACGAAGAGCCgctaaagagaataaaacacGTCCATTTTATCGGGCCATTAATAAACAGGGTTTGATGTATGCAG GAGGCCTTGATGAACCCATACAGCGGCCTTACATGGTACGAGATTGGCGGTTTGGACACTATGAGATGGAAGGTCTGCAGGACCCATTGAGTCGCTTATCAAGATATCTTCTCCGACCTTTCTccatcaaaaagaaaaggaagccTCAAAGTGATGATGCTGAATTGGTTCTTCTGCCTCTTTAG